The window TGTTGCGGCCATCAAAGCCAACAACGCGAGCGACCAATAAGCTTCGTAACCGCCTCGCGTCCGCCTCATCGCTACCACTATTCACCGCCTTCTGCGGCGACCTTCTCGGCAACGGCGATCTGGCGATAGGTCGCCTGCGTGGTCTTGTCGTGACCTTGCACAATGATCGAACCGGGTTCCAGCCGAAGTCCGCGGCGAGGGTTTTCGTCCGCCTTGCGAGTGTCAACGATATCGGTCACTTGCAAACCGTTGACCCACGTCGCGAAGTGATTGCCTTCCGCGACGAGCAAGATTGAATTCCATCGCTTCGGTTCACCGGCGACCACGCGAGCGTCTTGACGACGAAAGATCCCGCCTGCACCGCAGTCGGCGGGCTGCAATGGGTTGCCATCGATCAACTCGTTGCTGACCTGGCACTCGTATCCCATCATTTCATCGCCGGGAATGGCGCGAAAGAACAAACCCGAGTTAGATTTCGGATCGTCCATTTTGTAGTCAGCCAACATGACAAAGTCGCCGAACACAGCCTTTGTCTCGAGCTGTTGCTTGCCACCATCGACAACCAAATGACCATCGTCATCGATTCGGTACTCGCCCTCCATTCCTTCCCGAACGGTCCAACCTTCCAGGCCATCGGCCAACAAATTCTTCAGTCCCAACGGACGCAACTGGATGTCTTTGAATGCGACTCGGCCGTCGCGGTGTTGCAAACCGATGTAGCCAGTGGTCGGCCGCGTTGCATCATCCAACTCGCAAGTGACGGTTCCATCGATCGTGACTCGCAACGTTGAACCATTGCACAGGATGTTCATCGTGTGCCATTTTTCAGGATCGGTGTCGAAGGTTTGGCCCTTCGTTCGCTGGACCACACCGCCGGTTGGAAATGGGTTGGATGGCGGTGCGATATTGACCTCGTAGCAATCCGTCGTGACGTCTTGTGGATCCAGCGTGGTGCGGACAAAGACGCCCGAATTGGTTTCTTCATCACACTGGAACTGCAATTCCAATTCGTAGTCGCTCCACTGCGTCGATGTGGTCAGCAGGCAGTTCTCGCCTTGGTCAGCCACGATGGTTTCATCTTCCACTCGGAAATTCGCGTTCCCGCCGATCACCCATCCAAACAAGGTGTGCCCGTCGAACAATCGAATCCAACCCTCCCGAGTCCGTTCGATCGGCAAACGACTGGCCAGCAACTTCTCTGCGTTGGCCTCAAAAACAGGCGGCTCAAAGGAGGCCTCTGGAGACTCCGGCGGCAATTCGTCGATCGCAGCAACCGAACCGGTTTTGGTTTCGGCTTCGTTGTCCGTCGACTCAGTTGTCGCTGAAGACGAGCAACCCGAAATGATCATGCTGGCGCACAAACAAGTTGCAATCGTGAACACATAGGACGAGCGAGAGAAGATTCGGTTCATCATTATCCAAACGATCCAGTGAATTCAAAGAAAGATCAACGGTATCCGTACCGGTCAAAATAGTCGCTCCAACGATCCAGCAAGAGCTTTTCTTGATCCGGATCCAATTGATGCTTGTTGGTTTTGTACTGCCGGTGTTCGTTGTCGGCCCAATCTTGGATGTCTTCGCTGACCGTATCGAAATCGCTCAACCGCAACGACTCGTAGATCGTTCGTAGAGTGCCGACCGGATCGGCGATCAGATTTTCGTAACGAATGTCGATGATGTGATGCTCATCGATTTCCGGACGATCCGCATGAAACGAGTCATACATCTTTGCCAGACACGTCAGCACGTATTCATCCAGACCTTCTTCATCGCTAGTTTGCAACGACTGCACCTCGTCCAAACTTCGCCACAGACGACAGGTGCTCGGAAATAGCGACCGCGGATCGCGAGTGATGTGAACGAACTTGGCCTGCGGGAACGCTCGAGCCAAATGACCGATTCGGCCGGTGTGGGTTGGACTTTTGATCACCAACGGCCGATTCGTTGACACGCTGACTCGCAGCAAAAACGAACGCAATGTCGACAACCAAGTTTCGCGGTCTTCGTTGGACACATCGATCAGGTCCAAATACTCCATGTCGACCTGCTTCCTTCGCGGAAAGGCAATTCTGCGATATGGCGAAGGCAGTCCCAAATTCATCAACGCGAATTCGTCTTCCTGCGGCCGTTCCCATCCCGCATCCATGTTGTCCATCGGACGTTTGCCCGGCAGCAACCAACTGGCGAATTTTCGAAAGAACCACTGGGTCACGAGAAAATGCGAGGGTGCAAAGCACTGAAACGTCGACGGACTGCTGAATCGCTCGTCTCGAACCATCAATTCGTGCAGCAACGTGGTGCCGCTTCGCCAGTGGCCGACGATAAAGACCGGAGGTCCATGCAATTCCGCTTCTCGAAGCCGTCGCGCGAACAAAACGTTCTGCAGCCACGTCAACAGCGTGTTGACGAATGTTGTCAGTGAAACGCTGATCACCATCGGGATTCGCGATGGACTGATTTCGAAACTGCCACTGCGCAGCAAACGCCACCATGCGGCTGGCCGCATCCCGTGCCAAAAACGCGGGCTGTAAAACGGGTACGAGTTCAGCTTGGCCGGTTTAATGTTTGCCGCTTTGGCTGAAGGCGTTGAGGGAACTTCGGATTTCGAAGTGGATTCCATGCGACTGGTTGCAAGTGTGCCGAAATTGGGCGGAACGGAAGGAGACAGCGTGACACAAGAGGGAGGCATGCCAAGGTGCCTCGCGGTTCCGATTCGGGTCGCTAGAATACGCCTCGCAGTCGAATTGGCCTATCATCCGAATCGATCGAATAAAGATTTTTTGCGTGTTTGACGCTTCAAAGTAGCCTGACCGGCAATCTCGAATCCAATCTTCCGCTCGGCCTTTGCCGAATTCCGCCTTCTCCGCCCGACTTCTTCATGACGTCTCCCAGCAAAGATCTCTCGATCGCGGATTTGCAAAAGCACATCCACCGCATGTATTACGACAAAGACGTCGCTCGCGGTGTGGATGGAACGTTCATGTGGTTGATGGAGGAAGTCGGCGAACTCGCCTCCGCCTTACGGGGGGATGACCGCGAAAATTTGGCGGAGGAATTTGCTGACGTGATTGCTTGGTTGTTCACGATCGCAAACGTCGCCGACATCGATTTGGCAGAAGCGTTGTCGAAGAAGTACGGCAACGGTTGCCCGGGTTGTGGACGATTTCAGTGCGAATGCAGTCTGAGCGAGAAGCCATGAGCAGTCGGAACGCATTTGCAAACATCTGCCGAAATCGAAGGCTCACGCCTTCGCTCATCTCGATTTTCGCAATTGCCGTGATGGCGACGGTTTCGATCGATTGGAAATCGACCGCCGCGGCGCAGGACGATTTGGCACCCGGCGTCCAAGCGAATTGGGCAGGGATCCAAGGTCACTACCGACCGGGCCAGTGGACCGCCATTCGATTGAAAACCGCCCAAGGCGAATCAACCTTCAGCGATGCGATTCCCGTTGAGCGACTCAGCGACTTGGTCATCGAAACCCTGGATGGCGATGGAGCGGTCGTCACTTACGAACAACCCAACCTTTCCGAGAACTCTCCGTTCGCGCTCGTTATTCCCGGCAGTGAAGCGGCCCCAATCGTCATTCGGGCTGGCGACCAAGTCTTGGCGAAAACGCGACTGCCTGAAAAAGGTGTTCCGGCGAACGGCGACGCGATGATTCCCTTGGGGATGCCTTGGGTCATGGTTTTTGGTGACACTCTGACCATCGACACGATCGGGGTGAACGAACTTCTCAACCGCGAAGCTTCGGTCGCGGTGACTCGCATCGAAGACCCGGCCGCCGTTCCGAACCATGCGTTGGCGTTGGATGGCATCGACTTGATGGTCATCAACGCGGCAGGCATTCCGATCCTGAAAGAGCTCAGTCCATCGCAGCGAACCGCGTTGGCACATTGGGTTCGCAACGGCGGGCAAGTCCTGCTGACGCTGGGCGAAAAAGCGGAAGCACTGCTGGACTCGGCTGACTGGTTGGCAGGTTTGCTGCCCGAATCGGTCGCGACCGCCACAACAACTCGAATGGACCCATCGGGATTGGAAACGTTCACGAGCAGTCAAACTCGACTTCCTGAGTTTGAAGGTCTTCAGCTTCCAAAAACCTTCGGCCGCAACGGCATCGGCGAGATGCTGATTTCCGGTCGAACCAGTCGCCGGGTGAGCCAACCGTTTGCGGTTCGGTATGTGTCCGGGTTCGGAAACATCACCGTGTTGGCGGCAGATTTAGAATCGCCTGAATTTGCGGATTGGCCGCAGCGGATGGATCTGGTCACGTTGTTGATCGGCGATTCGCTACGACATGCTGACGAAGACAACGTGAGCGAAAGCATTCGGCTCAGCGGCTTTGCTGATTTGGCTGGCCAAACCCGCGCGACGCTGGATCGCTTTGACCTCAAACGCCCATTCAGCTTCGCTGTTTTGGCAGTGATCATCGGCGTCCTGATCGCGTTAGTTGGACCACTCGACTACTTGCTGATGCGAAAGTTCAACCAAAGCAGTTGGATTGGCTGGCTAACATTTCCCACGGTCTCCGTCGCTCTGTCGATCGGACTGTGGATGGCGGCTCAACCTAGAAAGTCGGTGGATGCCAAATCAACCGACACATCGGCGGCCAGCCATTCCGCGGCGGACGACGCGTTGCTGCGAACCAACTCGATCGAATTTGTCGATATCGATGCCCAGTCCGGGTTCGGCCGACTGTTTCGATGGTCGTTCATTTACTCACACCCATCCAATCGCATTCGAATCGCCACTCGCACCACGGCAGAATCCAAAGCGGTGGCAGATAAGTTTCATCATCAGGTCCTGGCACCATTTGGCACGCCCAGCCTGGCGATGGGCGGGATCCAAATCGAGTCATCAGGAAAATCCTGCGGCGTTTTGCTGAAGCAAGCTGATCCTGCATCTCCGCTGAGCAGCCAAATCGGCGGAATGCGGCTTTCGCCACGGAGCAGCAAGTCGATCGCACTGCAGACACAGTTTTCGACGGACATGCCGGAACAAACACTTAAGCGTCGACGTGGCAGCGAACTACTCAATGGAGAACTGGTCAACACATTGCCGGTCGACTTGCTCGACGGCATGTTGATCTATCAAAACTGGGTTTACTTGCTGCCCACTCGCTTGCCCGCTGGTTCGCGAATTGACGAAGTCGACTCCCTTCGGCAAAAGAACTTTCGCTGGCAACTGTCGCGACAACGAGCGTTGGAAAGTGCTTCCGAAGGTGAATCTTGGGACGTGACGATGGTCGATCAACCGCGTCGTTTGGCAGAGATGCTGATGTTCCACGATGCCGTCGGCGGTCCTCGCTACACGGTGCTTCGCAACGAGGTCCTTGGTCATTTGGATTTCAGTTCTTTGTTGACCGCGGACCGATGCATTTTGATTGGACGTTGCAAAACACCTTGGTCGGAGTTGGTCGTGACCACGGAATCGTCCGACTCGGACGACACCTCCGAAGCCACCGAATCGCTCGCGACGCCCGAGCAATCCAATTCCTACGTCCGATTGGTTTTGCCGGTCGAAGAAGTCCGGCGTTGATCGATTTCCCCCGTTTGTTTCCCTTGTTCTGCATCGTGCCGGCTCGTGATCAAGACAGTTGACCTGACGAAAAAATACGGCGACGCATTCGCGATCCGCGCCATTGATTTGGACCTGGAAGCGGGCGATCTGTTCGGTTTCATTGGCCCCAACGGGGCAGGCAAAACAACGACGATGCGGATCATCGCCACGCTGCTGGAACCCAGCTGGGGCGAGGCTTACGTGTGCGGGCACAGCGTCCACACGCAGCCCAAGGAAATCCGCCGATTGGTCGGCTACATGCCCGACTTCTTTGGCGTGTACGACGACATGACCGTGGTCGAGTACCTGGAGTTCTTTGCCGCTTCGTACCGAATTGGTGGAACCGATCGTCGCAAACGCGTCAACGAAATGTTGGAAGTCGTCGACCTGGACTTCAAACGGGACGCCTACGCCAACACGCTCTCTCGCGGACAAACCCAACGTCTGGGACTCGCCAGAACGCTGCTGCACGATCCCCAAGTGCTGCTGCTCGACGAGCCGCTCTCAGGACTCGACCCGCGAGCCCGGATTGAGATGCGAAACCTGCTCCGCAGACTCGGTGAGATGGGCAAAACCGTGATCGTCAGCAGTCACATCCTGCCGGAATTGGCCGACGTTTGTAACAAGGTAGGAATCATCGACCGCGGCGAACTCAAGCAGAACGCTCGCGTCACCGAAGTGATCCGCATGGTTCGCGAACACACCGTGTTGATCATTCAACCGAGCCAACGCGAGCAGATGTCGCGAATCGCCGAGCTTTTCCAGGGCCATCCACTGGTCCAGTCGACTCAGCCGGGCGATGACGCCGTTCGGGTGATCCTCAATAGTGACACGGACGATTACAGCGAACTGCCCAAATTGCTGATCGAAAATGGCATCGGGCTGAAGCGATTTGCCGAGGAAGAACTCGACCTGGAATCGGCCTTTATGGCACTGACGAAGGGTACCAGCACCCGAATGTGAGCCTCTGCTGGGCAGAATTTGCCCAATTCGACCGCTTCGGTGCAATTCTGTGCCGATTCTATGGTTGAGGCGTTTTGGGCGGGGTACTAAGTTACGCGGCATGAAATACCGCCAAATCGACCGAATTACCGAACTGACCCCCGGCCAACGCTTGGTCGGCGAACGTACTTTGGCGGCAAACGAAGAATACTTAGCCGACCATTTCCCGCGGTTCCCCGTCATGCCCGGCGTGATGATGCTCGAAGCATTGCACCAAGCCGCCGTGTGGCTGATCCGAATGTCGCCCGATTTTGATTCTGCCTTGGTACTTCTTCGCGAAGCCAAGAGCGTCAAGTTTGGTGACTTTTTATCGCCTGGTGAGACGCTGACAGTGGAAGCGGAGATATTCAAACGCGACGGCGCGTTGACAATTGTCAAAGCCAAAGCCCGCAAGGGCGACCGAACGACCGTTTCGGCTCGTTTGGTCCTTGAGAGCTGCTCTAGTGGCGACCCAGAACATCTTGGTACCGACGCGGACGTTCAACGACTCTCTCGCGAGCAATTTTTTTCCTTGTTCAGCGACTCACCCGCCGCGATGGCCCTGCGCCGTCCCGGCGAGAACATATCGCCGACCATGACCCCTCACTCTGTTTGAAACACACTTAGGATTAGGAACGCACGATGGCGCTCTCAGAAGACGAAATTTTCACCAAGGTCCAAGAAGCTCTCGTTGACGCATTGGGTGTCGACGATGACGAAACCACTCGCGATGCCACTTTGGTGGGCGATCTCGGTGCCGAATCAATCGACTTCTTGGACATCGTGTTCAAGCTCGAGAAAGCTTTCGACATCCAAATTCCTCGCGAAGAACTGTCGCCTGAAGACATTCTGACGAACAGCCAATACGTTCAAGACGGTGTTGTCACCGCTGACGGGATGGCGGAACTTAAGAAGCGGATGCCTTGGGCCGACTTGTCGAAATTCCAAGAAAACCCACGGGTTCAAGACTTCGGCAACTTGTTAACCGTTGGCGACTTGTGCAATTACGTCGACAGCAAAGTCAACCAGTAAGCATCCGCGTAACAACCGAAGGCAGCCTGCCATGCGATGGTTTTGGGTGGATCGCTTCACCGAATTTGTGAGCGGTTCTCATGCGTCCGGCGTGAAGAACGTCGCGTTGGACGAAGAGGTCGTTGACGATTACTGCCTCGGCTACACGATGCTTCCGCCAACTCTCATCATCGAGGGTCTCGCTCAATTGGGCGGGATCCTGGTGCACGAGAAGTTTGGATTCACCAAACGGGTCGTTTTGGCCAAGGTCGGCAGTGCGAAGTACTATGCACCTGCGCGACCTGGCGATTCGTTGCAGTATCATGTCAAACTGGAACGCACCCAAGAAAGTGGTGCAACCGTCACCGGTACCAGCCACTGCGATGGTGAATTGCAAGCCGAAGTCGACCTGATGTTTGCCTTCCTCGAGGAAGGCCATTTAATCGATGGGCCGCTCTTCAATCCTGGCGATTTGCTGGCCATGATGCGGATGATGAACTTCTTTCACGTCGCCGTCACGGCTGACGGAGAACCGATTCCTTTTCACGAAAATCTGTAAACGTCCATGTCGTCGCGTCGCCGAGTCGTCGTCACCGGAATCGGTATGATCAACCCAATGGGTTGGGATGTCGCCACCGTTTGGTCTGGCCTGCAAGAAAGCGGCAGTGGCGTTGCGCCCACGACGCTGTTCAACGCCAGCGGTTTCCCCACGCGAATCAGTGCGGAAATCAAAAACTGGGACATCACCAAAGCGGTTGAAGACGGTGAAAAACACGTCCAACGCGGACGTCACACGCAATTTGCGATTGCGGCTGCCACTCAAGCGATGAAGGACAGCGGTGTCCTGTCGTCGATCAAGGATCCCACGCGAATCGGCGTTTATTTGGGCAGTGGTGAAGGCAACCAAGACTTCAACACGTTCAGCAAAATGATGGTTGCGGCACTGGCCGACGGAACCTACGACCCAACCAAGTTCATTGCCGCCGGATTGAGCCTGCTCGATCCAGCCAAAGAACTGGAACAAGAACCGAATATGCCCGCGGCGCACCTCGCCGCCCGCTTCAACGCACAGGGCCCAAACTTCAACTGCCTGACCGCATGTGCGGCCAGCAGCCAAGCCGTTGGCGAAGCCACCGAAATCATCCGTCGCGGCGAAGCCGATGCGATGTTGGCGGGCGGAACGCACAGCATGATTCACCCGTTTGGTGTGACCGGATTCAACTTGCTGACGGCGTTGAGCGAAAGCAACGACGATCCGACCAAGGCCAGTCGCCCCTTTGACGCGGGCCGCAACGGTTTTGTGCTGGGTGAAGGCTCCGCCATGGTCGTGCTGGAAGAACTCGAATCAGCCAAGAAACGTGGTGCAACGATCTACGGGGAAGTTGCCGGCTACGGCACAACCGCCGACGCCTATCGCATCACCGACATCCCGCCGGACGGTCACGGCGGCATCGGGTCCATGCGAATGGCAATCGCCGACGCGGGACTCAATCCGTCCGACATCGGTTACGTCAACGCTCACGGAACCAGCACCAAAGTCAACGACCGCGTTGAAACCAAAGCTTGTCGCGAGGTGTTTGGCGAGCATGCCGAACAGACTCCCGTTAGCAGCACCAAGAGCATGATGGGCCACCTGATCGCGGCCGCGGGTGTGACCGAGATGATCGTGTGCCTGATGGCGATTCGCGATTCGGTTTTGCCGCCGACGATCAACCAAGAGACACCGGACCCGGACTGCGATTTGGACTACGTGCCCAATGAAGCTCGCCCAGCCGAGATCAAACACGCACTGAACAACAGCTTCGGCTTTGGTGGCCAAAACGTGACGCTGTGCCTGAGCCGCTTCGACGGCTAAGCAATCAGCAGGAAACAAGCGTCAGGCACCGGCGGACTTGGAAGCCCGTCTTACGGCCGATCTGTTTTCCGGTCGATACCGAGGAGAGAATAAACGCGTTCAACGGCCTGAATGGCCGACGCAAATCCCCGCTGGTTCTAGAACCGGCGATCGACCGCGAAATCAGCGATCGTCTTCAATGATTCCAAGGCTGACGAAGGAGCGAATCCGCTGATCGCTTCAATGGCACTCCGACGATAGGACTCGGCAACCTTTCGCGTGTATTCTGCCGCATCGCTCTTTCGCAGCAACGGCATCACTCGCGCGAGCCGATCTTCCGGCGACAAACGCAACGCATCCAACGCAGCGGTCGCGACCGTGGTGTCTTCATGACGCAGCAGCCTGATCAACGGCAGCGTGATTTTACCCTGCTGCAGATCGGTTCCCAACGTTTTGCCCACGTCGTCGTCGTCACCCCACAAGTCGAGAAAATCGTCCGCGATTTGGAAGGCGATGCCCAGATCGTTGCCAAACCGAGCAAACGCTTCGACTTGGCTCTCATCGCCGCCACTGAGATCCGCACCAATCTGACATGATACGCGAGTCAACTCGGCCGTTTTACCGCGAATGATGTCGAGATAGGTTTCTTCATCGATATCCAGCCAATCGCGTCCGAGAACTTGACGCAGTTCGCCTTCGCAAACCTTCTGGGCCGCTTGGCCAACCAAACGACATGCCAGCGTCGACGGCAGCGTCGCGGCAAGATAGAAACTCTGAGCGAACAGATAATCGCCCAGCAAAATGCTGGTGTCGTCGTTCCAACGAGCATTGATCGTGGGGACATGTCGACGCGTTGCTGCTTTGTCCAAAACATCATCATGGATCAGCGTCGCGGTGTGAACCATTTCGACAACCGTCGCCATCACGATGTGATCTTCGGTCGTAGCCAATTCTTCAGTCGTCAAAGGGTTTTTCGACGTCCGATCGGCGTGCATCGCGGCCCCCGAAAGCAACAGCAACGCCGGACGCAGACGCTTTCCGCCCAACTGTGTTCCGTGACGCAGAACTGGCACCAGCGCTTCGTAGCGAGATTGCAATTCGCGATGCAGACGAGCGTCGACGGCGGCCAAAGATTCCACAATCGGTGCGTAGATCGATCGAAGCGGACTGACTTCCCCGCTCGTGCCATGCGCACTGGAGACTGCATCCGAAGAGGCAACGGATGAGTCAGAATCGGCCGTTCGCTTAGAGACGGTGGATTTCGAAGACGGAGGGACCACAGACCGATCCATGACGCGACCAGTGAAACTAGACAAAAACAGAAAACCGCCAATCATCAGGCGACAGGGCATTTCTGAATACCCCCGTACGACTTAAACCGAAGGCAAGCCCCGAGGACAACCTCGAATTCTCAGCTGAAAATGCATTCCGCTGATTCACCTGCGGCGAGCTCAGGCTTTGTCGCCTGTGTCTCGACGAAAGTCGCCGCTCTTCCCACCGGATTTCGACTCCAGCCGCACTTGGTCGATGACCATCGCTCGATCGACCGATTTCAGCATGTCGTACACGGTCAGAGCGGCGGTGCTGGCGGCGGTCAGACTTTCCATCTCGATGCCGGTTTTCGCCGTCGTGCGAGCCGTCGCGGTGCATCGAAGCGTCTGGTTCGCGACCGCATCATCATCAGAATCAGATTCATCCACCCAATCAAAGTCGATGGACACCGCTTCGATCGGAATCGCATGGCAAAGAGGAATCAAATGCGACGTCCACTTCGCACCAGCGATTCCCGCCAACCTTGCCACGGCCAAGACATCGCCTTTCTTGGTATCGCCGCGACGGATCGCTTCGGCAGCATCCGCTGACATGTGAATCCTCGCTGAGGCAACCGCCTCGCGAACGGTGATGTCTTTGCCGGTCACGTCGACCATATGGACTTCTCCCGCAGCGTTGAAATGAGTCGAACGTGGATCGGGTTTCATGGCAAAATTGAATCGGCGACGGCTATCGGAA of the Rhodopirellula baltica SH 1 genome contains:
- a CDS encoding 3-keto-disaccharide hydrolase translates to MMNRIFSRSSYVFTIATCLCASMIISGCSSSATTESTDNEAETKTGSVAAIDELPPESPEASFEPPVFEANAEKLLASRLPIERTREGWIRLFDGHTLFGWVIGGNANFRVEDETIVADQGENCLLTTSTQWSDYELELQFQCDEETNSGVFVRTTLDPQDVTTDCYEVNIAPPSNPFPTGGVVQRTKGQTFDTDPEKWHTMNILCNGSTLRVTIDGTVTCELDDATRPTTGYIGLQHRDGRVAFKDIQLRPLGLKNLLADGLEGWTVREGMEGEYRIDDDGHLVVDGGKQQLETKAVFGDFVMLADYKMDDPKSNSGLFFRAIPGDEMMGYECQVSNELIDGNPLQPADCGAGGIFRRQDARVVAGEPKRWNSILLVAEGNHFATWVNGLQVTDIVDTRKADENPRRGLRLEPGSIIVQGHDKTTQATYRQIAVAEKVAAEGGE
- a CDS encoding sulfotransferase family protein — protein: MESTSKSEVPSTPSAKAANIKPAKLNSYPFYSPRFWHGMRPAAWWRLLRSGSFEISPSRIPMVISVSLTTFVNTLLTWLQNVLFARRLREAELHGPPVFIVGHWRSGTTLLHELMVRDERFSSPSTFQCFAPSHFLVTQWFFRKFASWLLPGKRPMDNMDAGWERPQEDEFALMNLGLPSPYRRIAFPRRKQVDMEYLDLIDVSNEDRETWLSTLRSFLLRVSVSTNRPLVIKSPTHTGRIGHLARAFPQAKFVHITRDPRSLFPSTCRLWRSLDEVQSLQTSDEEGLDEYVLTCLAKMYDSFHADRPEIDEHHIIDIRYENLIADPVGTLRTIYESLRLSDFDTVSEDIQDWADNEHRQYKTNKHQLDPDQEKLLLDRWSDYFDRYGYR
- a CDS encoding MazG nucleotide pyrophosphohydrolase domain-containing protein, whose amino-acid sequence is MTSPSKDLSIADLQKHIHRMYYDKDVARGVDGTFMWLMEEVGELASALRGDDRENLAEEFADVIAWLFTIANVADIDLAEALSKKYGNGCPGCGRFQCECSLSEKP
- a CDS encoding ABC transporter ATP-binding protein, whose amino-acid sequence is MIKTVDLTKKYGDAFAIRAIDLDLEAGDLFGFIGPNGAGKTTTMRIIATLLEPSWGEAYVCGHSVHTQPKEIRRLVGYMPDFFGVYDDMTVVEYLEFFAASYRIGGTDRRKRVNEMLEVVDLDFKRDAYANTLSRGQTQRLGLARTLLHDPQVLLLDEPLSGLDPRARIEMRNLLRRLGEMGKTVIVSSHILPELADVCNKVGIIDRGELKQNARVTEVIRMVREHTVLIIQPSQREQMSRIAELFQGHPLVQSTQPGDDAVRVILNSDTDDYSELPKLLIENGIGLKRFAEEELDLESAFMALTKGTSTRM
- a CDS encoding 3-hydroxyacyl-ACP dehydratase FabZ family protein; this translates as MKYRQIDRITELTPGQRLVGERTLAANEEYLADHFPRFPVMPGVMMLEALHQAAVWLIRMSPDFDSALVLLREAKSVKFGDFLSPGETLTVEAEIFKRDGALTIVKAKARKGDRTTVSARLVLESCSSGDPEHLGTDADVQRLSREQFFSLFSDSPAAMALRRPGENISPTMTPHSV
- a CDS encoding acyl carrier protein, whose amino-acid sequence is MALSEDEIFTKVQEALVDALGVDDDETTRDATLVGDLGAESIDFLDIVFKLEKAFDIQIPREELSPEDILTNSQYVQDGVVTADGMAELKKRMPWADLSKFQENPRVQDFGNLLTVGDLCNYVDSKVNQ
- a CDS encoding 3-hydroxyacyl-ACP dehydratase FabZ family protein; this encodes MRWFWVDRFTEFVSGSHASGVKNVALDEEVVDDYCLGYTMLPPTLIIEGLAQLGGILVHEKFGFTKRVVLAKVGSAKYYAPARPGDSLQYHVKLERTQESGATVTGTSHCDGELQAEVDLMFAFLEEGHLIDGPLFNPGDLLAMMRMMNFFHVAVTADGEPIPFHENL
- a CDS encoding beta-ketoacyl-[acyl-carrier-protein] synthase family protein is translated as MSSRRRVVVTGIGMINPMGWDVATVWSGLQESGSGVAPTTLFNASGFPTRISAEIKNWDITKAVEDGEKHVQRGRHTQFAIAAATQAMKDSGVLSSIKDPTRIGVYLGSGEGNQDFNTFSKMMVAALADGTYDPTKFIAAGLSLLDPAKELEQEPNMPAAHLAARFNAQGPNFNCLTACAASSQAVGEATEIIRRGEADAMLAGGTHSMIHPFGVTGFNLLTALSESNDDPTKASRPFDAGRNGFVLGEGSAMVVLEELESAKKRGATIYGEVAGYGTTADAYRITDIPPDGHGGIGSMRMAIADAGLNPSDIGYVNAHGTSTKVNDRVETKACREVFGEHAEQTPVSSTKSMMGHLIAAAGVTEMIVCLMAIRDSVLPPTINQETPDPDCDLDYVPNEARPAEIKHALNNSFGFGGQNVTLCLSRFDG
- a CDS encoding polyprenyl synthetase family protein; this encodes MESLAAVDARLHRELQSRYEALVPVLRHGTQLGGKRLRPALLLLSGAAMHADRTSKNPLTTEELATTEDHIVMATVVEMVHTATLIHDDVLDKAATRRHVPTINARWNDDTSILLGDYLFAQSFYLAATLPSTLACRLVGQAAQKVCEGELRQVLGRDWLDIDEETYLDIIRGKTAELTRVSCQIGADLSGGDESQVEAFARFGNDLGIAFQIADDFLDLWGDDDDVGKTLGTDLQQGKITLPLIRLLRHEDTTVATAALDALRLSPEDRLARVMPLLRKSDAAEYTRKVAESYRRSAIEAISGFAPSSALESLKTIADFAVDRRF
- the moaC gene encoding cyclic pyranopterin monophosphate synthase MoaC, with the translated sequence MKPDPRSTHFNAAGEVHMVDVTGKDITVREAVASARIHMSADAAEAIRRGDTKKGDVLAVARLAGIAGAKWTSHLIPLCHAIPIEAVSIDFDWVDESDSDDDAVANQTLRCTATARTTAKTGIEMESLTAASTAALTVYDMLKSVDRAMVIDQVRLESKSGGKSGDFRRDTGDKA